One region of Desulfobacterales bacterium genomic DNA includes:
- a CDS encoding cytochrome c3 family protein, translating to MKAFNLSILIIAMTLVSFVIAAENKGAKEFNIEASYQGNVFFPHSKHQEKLGDCNICHVLFKKQSGIIKEMKQKGELNPKQVMKTQCIDCHKTKSKAGEAAGPTTCNACHKK from the coding sequence TCTTAATTATTGCTATGACTTTAGTATCTTTTGTTATTGCCGCTGAAAACAAAGGAGCAAAAGAATTTAATATTGAGGCAAGCTATCAAGGAAATGTATTTTTTCCCCATTCCAAACATCAGGAAAAATTAGGGGATTGCAATATCTGCCATGTTTTATTTAAGAAGCAATCTGGTATAATAAAAGAAATGAAACAAAAAGGAGAGCTTAATCCAAAGCAAGTTATGAAAACCCAGTGTATTGATTGTCATAAAACTAAATCAAAAGCTGGTGAAGCTGCTGGACCTACAACTTGCAATGCTTGCCACAAAAAATGA